From the Microvirgula aerodenitrificans DSM 15089 genome, the window ATCGGGCACAAATGGTGCGAGCAGGCACTGCGCACGGTGATCGGGCCGATGATCATCAGCTCGTTCAGCCGCTCGACATTCGGGAATTCGGTGCTGGACGGGATCGGCACATAGCGGCCACGGAACACTTCGCGAATGAACATTTTCGACACCCGCCGTGCCGTGTCGCGGGTGTTGTGGTCGTTGCGGGTGTCGATCACCAGGCTTTCCAGCACGCGCTGCATCTGCTGCGCGACTTCGGCCTGCAGCGCGTCCAGCTCGCCGGGCTCGATATGGTCGGCAATATTGTCGTTGGCGTGAAAACGGACGCCGGCGGCCTCGAGCCGGGCGCGGATGCGCTGTGAAACGGGCGGGACGGAAGACGGGGGTTCGATGTCGGTGGGGCTCATTCTGGATTCTTGCCTTGGGTGGTGATGTTTCTTGTCACAGGCAGGGTAAAGCGCGCGCGCGCCGTTGACAAATGCCGGGGCCGGGCCGGCGGTGGCGGGCGGTCCATGAAGTGACGACGACGCACGGCCGCACCCCGTGGGCTTTCCCCCTCCCGCCGTCTTGACATGCATCATGGCTCCGGCCATCCCGATTGGGTTGCGTAATATATTCGGGTATATTTCGCGTCCGCATGGGCCAGGCCAGTCAGGGCTGGCCCGGGTTTCTGATTTTTTTACCTATCGCTATATATTGTTTTATATAGCGAGACAGGAGCGAAATGATTACGCCAGCGTCACCTCCGTTCCCCCGCCGTGCGCCGGGCCCGATCACCCTCTGTCCATCCGTGCCCGACTGGAGACGACGCTGGCTGCCGGCGCTGGTCAGTGCGGCCTTCGCCACCGCACCGGTGTGGGCGGCAGACGGGGTGTTC encodes:
- the folE gene encoding GTP cyclohydrolase I, giving the protein MSPTDIEPPSSVPPVSQRIRARLEAAGVRFHANDNIADHIEPGELDALQAEVAQQMQRVLESLVIDTRNDHNTRDTARRVSKMFIREVFRGRYVPIPSSTEFPNVERLNELMIIGPITVRSACSHHLCPIMGRAWVGVLPSEHSNLIGLSKYVRLIDWIMTRPQIQEEAVTQIADLLMDKLQPDGLAVVLEADHFCMHWRGVKDDHAKMTNSVMRGAFLRDANLRREFLALMNKGD